The Lacipirellula parvula genome window below encodes:
- a CDS encoding polymorphic toxin-type HINT domain-containing protein: protein MARSKSVALCAVLALGSIAPLDGTPATQLVAAEIKPKLVDSPKNAPKLVEQAISVGLAGNAQERESLLKRAAEADPDYAPAKWQRGLINFEGQWRSPEEVASHVSSDNRWQEYDALKSEASNTPADHLRLAQWSMRQGLTAEERYHWANVLMANPAHDQARQRLGAQEYQGRLYTREQVAAEKARLEQAKRDAAKFKPQFAQYCKDATSELKVTREKGLAKIRAIHDVAAIPALRDAVGRALETSGGKEHRAELVLAMTAALASMPEHPATLALTELSVFSSIPEVRHAAAEGLRPRPATDFVPLLMAALQAPIEADVDVMAAPDGTVRLVETLTQQEPLREVARVHSLNYEVDGVFGRDTIKTDVGAVLNGHLNAASQRAGATQSRVEQLNAASAERNKRINEVLKIVLGVEPSSEDVASWWRAWQDYNELESDEIKTVVESSTSETYTTAFEQAPKPALIKGDMRGSQRATTGTQREQRPRENLSRVAEGPPNAGWLIAAVEGTQLPTSRVSARPPCECFAPGTLVWKQSGPTPIEQIRVGDMVLSQHPSTGELAYRPVIETTVGPLSPVVRVKLPNEEFISTLGHRYWVDGSGWAMAKEMRLPATLHTLQGSAKVEEIAPAEEMECHNLVVDEFHTFVIGKSQLLVHDKTCPQPTLALTPGFVPKPGTARDVAKSFVTAKP, encoded by the coding sequence ATGGCTCGCAGTAAGTCAGTGGCGTTGTGCGCCGTCTTGGCGCTTGGCTCGATCGCGCCGCTTGATGGGACGCCAGCGACGCAACTCGTCGCGGCGGAAATCAAGCCGAAGCTGGTCGATTCTCCCAAGAACGCTCCGAAGTTGGTGGAGCAGGCGATTTCCGTCGGATTGGCCGGCAACGCCCAGGAGCGCGAATCGCTCCTCAAGCGTGCAGCCGAGGCCGACCCCGATTACGCGCCGGCGAAGTGGCAGCGAGGGTTGATCAACTTCGAGGGGCAGTGGCGCTCGCCGGAGGAAGTCGCATCGCACGTCTCCTCGGATAATCGCTGGCAAGAGTACGATGCGCTGAAGTCCGAAGCGAGCAACACGCCCGCCGACCATTTGCGCCTCGCACAGTGGAGTATGCGCCAAGGGCTCACGGCTGAAGAACGTTACCACTGGGCGAACGTCTTGATGGCGAATCCGGCCCACGATCAAGCCCGTCAGCGTCTCGGCGCCCAGGAGTACCAGGGGCGGCTCTACACCCGCGAACAAGTGGCGGCGGAGAAGGCCCGGCTTGAGCAAGCTAAACGCGATGCCGCCAAGTTCAAGCCGCAATTCGCTCAGTACTGCAAAGACGCGACCAGCGAGCTGAAAGTGACGCGCGAGAAGGGGCTCGCCAAGATTCGCGCGATTCACGACGTCGCGGCGATCCCAGCGCTGCGCGATGCCGTCGGCCGCGCGCTCGAAACCTCCGGCGGCAAAGAACACCGGGCCGAGTTGGTGCTGGCGATGACGGCGGCTCTGGCGAGCATGCCGGAACACCCGGCGACGCTCGCGCTGACGGAGCTTTCGGTTTTCTCAAGTATTCCCGAAGTCCGTCATGCTGCGGCGGAAGGATTGCGTCCACGTCCGGCGACTGACTTTGTCCCCTTGCTGATGGCGGCCCTCCAGGCGCCGATTGAAGCCGACGTCGACGTGATGGCTGCTCCCGATGGTACCGTGCGATTGGTGGAAACGCTCACTCAGCAAGAGCCGCTGCGTGAAGTCGCTCGCGTGCATAGCCTTAATTACGAAGTGGACGGCGTGTTCGGTCGCGATACGATCAAGACCGACGTCGGCGCCGTGCTCAACGGCCATCTCAACGCCGCCTCGCAGCGTGCGGGAGCGACCCAGTCGCGAGTCGAGCAACTCAACGCCGCCTCTGCTGAACGCAACAAGCGGATCAACGAAGTGCTGAAGATCGTTCTCGGCGTCGAGCCGAGCAGCGAAGACGTCGCCTCGTGGTGGCGGGCCTGGCAGGACTACAACGAACTCGAATCTGACGAAATCAAGACAGTCGTTGAATCGTCGACGAGCGAAACCTACACTACCGCTTTCGAGCAGGCGCCGAAGCCCGCTCTGATCAAGGGAGACATGCGGGGCTCGCAGAGGGCTACTACTGGTACGCAACGCGAGCAGCGTCCGCGTGAAAACCTCTCCCGCGTCGCCGAGGGGCCGCCAAACGCTGGTTGGCTTATCGCCGCGGTGGAAGGGACGCAACTGCCGACGTCGCGAGTCAGTGCGCGTCCGCCTTGCGAGTGCTTTGCCCCCGGTACCTTGGTTTGGAAGCAGTCGGGGCCGACGCCAATCGAGCAGATTCGCGTCGGCGATATGGTGCTCTCGCAGCATCCCAGCACTGGCGAACTCGCCTACCGCCCAGTGATTGAAACGACCGTCGGCCCCCTTTCGCCCGTCGTGCGGGTGAAGCTTCCGAACGAGGAGTTCATCTCCACGTTGGGGCATCGTTATTGGGTCGATGGCAGCGGCTGGGCGATGGCGAAAGAGATGCGGCTCCCGGCCACGCTCCATACGCTGCAGGGGAGCGCGAAGGTCGAAGAGATCGCTCCGGCCGAAGAAATGGAATGCCACAACTTGGTCGTGGACGAGTTCCACACCTTCGTCATCGGCAAGTCGCAGCTGCTGGTGCACGACAAGACGTGCCCGCAGCCGACGCTGGCGTTGACGCCGGGATTCGTGCCAAAGCCAGGGACGGCGCGAGACGTGGCGAAGTCGTTCGTCACCGCGAAGCCCTAG
- a CDS encoding ExbD/TolR family protein — MPIKTQQDELPALNLTPMIDVVFLLIVFFMCASKFSGDQRDIDLRLPEVAKAYAANAAPKSRQVAVYAGGRIALDREDVTLAQLTQKLAAAKAEQPGIGVVILGDAGCDFQHVADALAACKEAGISQLSVSVRVAQGASGERR; from the coding sequence ATGCCCATCAAGACGCAACAAGACGAGCTGCCGGCGCTCAATCTGACGCCGATGATCGACGTTGTGTTCTTGTTGATCGTCTTCTTCATGTGCGCCTCGAAGTTCAGCGGCGATCAGCGAGACATCGACCTCCGCCTCCCTGAAGTTGCCAAGGCCTACGCGGCCAATGCCGCCCCGAAGTCTCGCCAAGTCGCCGTCTACGCCGGCGGGCGAATCGCCCTCGACCGCGAGGATGTGACGCTCGCACAACTCACGCAGAAGCTCGCCGCAGCGAAAGCTGAGCAGCCAGGCATCGGCGTCGTCATCCTTGGCGACGCCGGTTGCGACTTCCAGCACGTCGCCGACGCTCTCGCAGCGTGCAAAGAGGCCGGCATCAGCCAACTCTCCGTCAGCGTGCGGGTCGCCCAAGGGGCTTCCGGCGAAAGGCGGTGA
- a CDS encoding polymorphic toxin-type HINT domain-containing protein, with product MEQALTAGLAGDQQEKTNLLKRASSAEGDFAPARWQLGEIKFDGEWRTPAEVAKHVAADERWQKYEGLREGGVASIEEHVDLAEWCMRQGLTAEEKYHWANVILANPNHHLAQQRLGMREVRGRLYTQEWIDAETKRRDQAKREMDELKPKYLQFCREATGDLKVNREKGLTKLRAINDPAGIPALREAVRQTVRTDAGKKYDCELVLAMTAALAKMPEHAATIQLTGLAVYSKHAEVRRAAAAGLQSRQVTDYVPLLMQLLQAPVEVEVDVVAAPDGMVRMIETVSQQKPFYEAAEVRATNYEVEGALNRNKATTDPARVLSDNMRGANSRVKRTRSRVENQNAALAARNERVQEVLRIASGLNASGSLSEATEDVTHWWGAWQKHNELSYDSMDRVYESYLDETFVQFYEQAPPPSSNIVVESPQMQHCACFAPDTLVWKQSGPTPIELVRVGDLVLAKHPTTGELGYRPVLETTRGRMTQVLRVELPGESVVATLGHRFWVEGVGWRMAKELKAEMPLHTVRNAVLIKSLEQAEDMECCNLVVDEFHTFVIGQSQILVHDITCPQPTLAITPGLLPSTSRPDVVKSASNRLSAAGR from the coding sequence GTGGAACAAGCGCTGACGGCGGGGTTGGCCGGCGATCAGCAGGAAAAGACGAACCTTCTCAAGCGAGCGAGCTCCGCGGAGGGCGACTTCGCTCCCGCGCGTTGGCAGCTTGGCGAGATCAAGTTCGACGGCGAGTGGCGGACTCCCGCCGAAGTCGCAAAGCACGTCGCCGCCGACGAGCGTTGGCAAAAGTACGAGGGGCTGCGCGAAGGGGGCGTCGCTTCAATTGAAGAGCACGTCGATCTCGCCGAATGGTGCATGCGGCAAGGGCTTACGGCCGAAGAGAAGTACCATTGGGCCAACGTGATTCTCGCGAACCCGAATCACCATCTGGCGCAGCAGCGCCTCGGCATGCGCGAAGTTCGCGGCCGACTCTACACGCAAGAGTGGATAGACGCCGAAACCAAACGTCGCGATCAGGCGAAGCGAGAGATGGACGAGCTCAAGCCGAAGTACCTCCAGTTCTGTCGAGAGGCGACCGGTGATCTGAAAGTGAATCGCGAGAAGGGGCTGACGAAGCTCCGCGCGATCAACGACCCGGCCGGCATTCCGGCGCTGCGTGAAGCGGTGCGGCAAACAGTGCGCACCGACGCCGGTAAGAAATATGATTGCGAGTTGGTGCTCGCGATGACGGCGGCGCTCGCCAAGATGCCCGAGCATGCGGCGACGATTCAGCTCACTGGCTTGGCTGTCTATTCAAAGCATGCCGAAGTGCGTCGCGCGGCCGCGGCGGGGTTGCAGTCCCGGCAAGTCACTGACTACGTTCCGCTGCTAATGCAACTGTTGCAAGCGCCGGTCGAAGTTGAAGTCGACGTCGTCGCCGCGCCCGACGGAATGGTGCGGATGATTGAAACCGTGTCGCAGCAAAAGCCGTTCTACGAGGCTGCCGAGGTCCGCGCGACCAACTATGAAGTCGAAGGGGCGTTAAACAGGAATAAGGCGACGACCGACCCTGCGAGAGTTCTTAGCGATAACATGCGCGGGGCGAATTCGCGCGTGAAGAGGACGCGCTCGCGAGTCGAGAACCAGAACGCGGCGCTCGCCGCGCGGAATGAGCGCGTCCAAGAGGTGCTGCGAATCGCATCGGGGTTGAACGCATCCGGCAGTTTGAGCGAAGCAACGGAGGACGTGACCCACTGGTGGGGAGCTTGGCAGAAGCACAATGAACTCTCGTACGATTCGATGGACCGGGTCTATGAATCGTACCTGGACGAAACGTTCGTCCAATTCTACGAGCAGGCGCCGCCGCCAAGCTCGAACATCGTTGTGGAATCTCCGCAGATGCAACATTGCGCCTGCTTCGCGCCAGATACGTTAGTCTGGAAGCAATCGGGGCCGACGCCGATTGAACTGGTTCGCGTTGGCGATCTTGTCTTAGCGAAGCACCCGACGACTGGCGAACTCGGCTACCGGCCCGTCCTAGAGACGACGCGCGGTCGCATGACTCAAGTGCTGCGCGTCGAACTTCCGGGCGAGAGCGTCGTCGCGACGCTTGGCCATCGTTTTTGGGTTGAAGGCGTCGGCTGGCGGATGGCCAAGGAACTGAAGGCGGAGATGCCGCTACATACAGTGAGAAACGCGGTGTTGATCAAGAGCCTCGAGCAGGCGGAAGATATGGAGTGCTGCAACCTCGTCGTCGACGAGTTCCATACCTTCGTGATTGGCCAATCGCAGATTCTGGTCCACGACATCACCTGCCCGCAGCCGACGCTGGCCATCACGCCAGGTTTGCTGCCATCGACAAGCAGGCCCGACGTCGTTAAATCGGCGTCCAATCGGTTGTCGGCGGCAGGGCGATAG
- a CDS encoding zinc-binding metallopeptidase family protein: protein MRLFYCDNCRQTVFFENFRCVKCDHTLAYLPELSEIVSLKPAGEGLWTPEAPEAGGRTYRLCENYAEKNVCNWAVPADQEEPLCEACLLTETIPDLAQPGHHEAWYALEVAKRRLVYSLQALGLPVVPKSIDPERGLEFNFLADPPIIDEEHPAVLTGHANGTITVNLAEADDAERESRRVAMHEPYRTLLGHFRHEVGHYYWDRLIKDSGWLAECRAVFGDDQEDYGEALNRHYQNGPRPDWQSQFVSAYASVHAWEDWAETWAHYLHITDTLETATACGLALRPQAPNARRVKPRFSLEKAEHASFDDMMDDWLAMTYVLNSLNRGMGLKDMYPFVLSQPAIEKLRFIHRVCTEPAPALPVLPEGEIPAAVAPAPDAAA from the coding sequence ATGCGATTATTTTACTGCGATAACTGCCGGCAAACCGTCTTCTTCGAGAACTTCCGCTGTGTGAAATGCGACCACACGCTGGCTTACCTGCCAGAGCTGAGCGAAATCGTGTCGCTCAAGCCGGCCGGCGAGGGGCTGTGGACGCCCGAGGCGCCGGAGGCCGGCGGACGCACCTACCGGCTGTGCGAGAACTACGCCGAGAAGAACGTCTGCAACTGGGCCGTCCCTGCCGACCAGGAAGAGCCGCTGTGCGAGGCGTGCCTGCTGACCGAGACGATCCCCGATCTCGCCCAGCCTGGGCACCACGAGGCCTGGTACGCGCTGGAGGTTGCCAAGCGGCGGCTGGTCTACAGTCTGCAGGCGCTCGGCTTGCCAGTGGTGCCTAAGTCGATTGATCCCGAGCGCGGCCTGGAATTCAACTTCCTGGCTGATCCGCCGATCATCGATGAGGAGCACCCCGCCGTCCTCACCGGCCATGCCAATGGCACGATCACGGTAAACCTCGCCGAAGCCGACGACGCCGAGCGCGAGAGCCGCCGCGTCGCGATGCATGAACCCTACCGCACGTTGCTCGGCCACTTCCGCCACGAGGTGGGCCACTACTACTGGGATCGGCTTATCAAGGACAGCGGCTGGCTCGCGGAGTGCCGCGCTGTCTTCGGCGACGACCAGGAAGATTACGGCGAAGCCCTTAACCGCCACTACCAGAACGGCCCGCGACCCGATTGGCAGTCGCAGTTCGTCTCGGCCTACGCCAGCGTCCACGCCTGGGAAGACTGGGCAGAGACATGGGCCCACTACCTCCACATTACCGATACGTTGGAAACGGCCACCGCTTGCGGCTTGGCCCTCCGCCCGCAAGCTCCCAACGCCCGCCGCGTGAAGCCCCGCTTTTCGCTTGAGAAGGCGGAGCACGCCTCGTTCGACGACATGATGGACGACTGGCTGGCGATGACCTACGTCCTCAACAGTCTCAACCGCGGCATGGGGCTGAAGGACATGTATCCCTTCGTCCTCTCCCAGCCGGCAATCGAAAAGCTCCGCTTTATCCACCGAGTTTGCACCGAACCAGCGCCTGCGCTGCCGGTTCTTCCCGAAGGCGAGATTCCGGCCGCCGTCGCTCCCGCGCCTGATGCGGCGGCGTAA
- a CDS encoding Sec-independent protein translocase subunit TatA/TatB: MLLPLAFLNFGFGEMAILAVIALLLYGSDLPEVARTWGKAYQEFRRNLNGFRNDLNNVIYSEPEKEIPRKLQYYPEFHHDSADDDASNNDAESFVEKLPAPATEPAVPVASTPATGTKLAIPPADAEPARTDAHGAA; this comes from the coding sequence ATGTTGCTGCCGCTCGCATTCCTGAACTTCGGCTTTGGCGAGATGGCTATCCTTGCCGTCATCGCGCTGCTTCTCTATGGCAGCGATCTTCCCGAAGTCGCCCGCACCTGGGGCAAGGCGTATCAGGAATTCCGCCGCAACCTCAACGGCTTCCGCAACGACCTAAACAACGTCATCTACTCCGAACCGGAGAAGGAAATCCCGCGGAAGCTGCAGTACTACCCCGAGTTCCACCACGACTCGGCGGATGACGATGCGAGCAACAACGACGCCGAGAGCTTCGTCGAAAAGCTTCCCGCTCCAGCAACCGAACCGGCCGTCCCGGTTGCCTCGACGCCGGCCACTGGAACAAAGCTGGCGATACCTCCGGCCGATGCCGAACCGGCTCGCACCGACGCTCATGGCGCTGCGTAG
- a CDS encoding DUF1348 family protein, with the protein MPGQDESRPPLPPFDAASAALKARLAEDAWNSRDPARVSLAYSIDSVWRNRAEFLTGREAIVAFLTRKWQRELEYRLIKELWAFHDNRIAVRFAYEWRDDSGNWFRSYGNENWEFNAQGLMQRRIASINDLPIREADRKFHWPQGRRPDDHPGLSELGL; encoded by the coding sequence ATGCCAGGCCAAGATGAATCTCGCCCGCCGTTGCCCCCCTTCGACGCCGCGTCGGCCGCACTGAAGGCCCGCCTCGCGGAGGATGCTTGGAACAGTCGCGATCCGGCTCGCGTGTCGCTCGCCTACTCGATCGACAGCGTATGGCGAAATCGCGCCGAGTTCCTCACTGGCCGCGAGGCGATCGTCGCGTTCCTGACGCGCAAGTGGCAGCGCGAGCTCGAGTACCGGCTTATCAAAGAGCTGTGGGCGTTCCACGACAATCGAATCGCGGTTCGCTTCGCGTACGAGTGGCGCGACGACTCGGGTAACTGGTTTCGCTCCTACGGCAACGAGAATTGGGAGTTCAACGCTCAGGGGCTGATGCAGCGACGGATCGCGAGCATCAACGATCTGCCGATTCGCGAAGCGGATCGCAAGTTCCACTGGCCGCAGGGACGACGGCCTGATGATCACCCAGGGCTGTCGGAGCTGGGTCTCTGA
- a CDS encoding DUF3326 domain-containing protein encodes MKVFEQEVIVPGWLKSGSPIASLQKAVADACGKKAAPIRVAMVGKNRLGHVCEMEALGDLTSPKNMLPSSVFDYRQRKGERTDKFNAVMLIPTGVDCAIGGHAGDATPAARLIASQCDNLVIHPNVVNASDINEQAENSLYAEGSLICRLMMGTIGLQKVRQNRVLLVTEERPDAPHVVDNTINCAEGARATLGMDIDEVVVLEEGLEMKTGVADSGRVTGAINGLQGLLDILRSKRGSYDAVALATRITPHIDTVELHRAYFGEGGPNPWGGVEAVLTHTTSTVLDVPTAHAPTMSSEAIRTERWGVVDPRKAAEVISSTYLFCVLKGLNRAPRVITNVTGAYDPSTLTAEDVSVLVIPDGCVGLPTLAAIEQGIPVIAVRNNTNLMRNDLSELPFRAGQLKYVDNYYEAAGMMAAMRTGVSTSTLQRPMQPMKIDRISTAVKATKVTKTAASTTTTNGKSTLSGPKAKSNGHANGHVVNGSKA; translated from the coding sequence ATGAAGGTATTCGAACAAGAAGTGATCGTTCCCGGCTGGCTGAAGAGCGGCTCGCCGATTGCCAGCTTGCAGAAGGCCGTCGCCGACGCCTGCGGCAAGAAGGCTGCCCCCATCCGCGTCGCCATGGTCGGCAAGAACCGCCTCGGACACGTCTGCGAGATGGAAGCCCTCGGCGACCTGACCAGCCCAAAGAACATGCTGCCGTCGTCGGTTTTCGACTACCGCCAACGCAAGGGCGAGCGGACCGACAAGTTCAACGCGGTGATGTTGATCCCGACCGGCGTCGACTGCGCCATCGGCGGCCACGCCGGCGACGCCACCCCGGCCGCCCGGCTGATCGCCTCGCAGTGCGACAACCTGGTGATCCACCCGAACGTGGTCAACGCCTCGGACATCAACGAGCAAGCTGAAAACAGCCTCTACGCTGAAGGCTCGTTGATCTGCCGCCTGATGATGGGCACCATCGGCCTGCAAAAGGTCCGTCAGAACCGCGTGTTGCTGGTGACCGAAGAGCGTCCCGACGCTCCGCACGTCGTCGACAACACGATCAACTGTGCCGAAGGCGCCCGCGCCACGCTCGGCATGGACATCGACGAAGTCGTCGTCCTTGAGGAAGGCCTCGAGATGAAGACCGGCGTCGCCGATTCGGGCCGCGTCACCGGGGCCATCAACGGCCTGCAAGGTCTGCTGGACATCCTCCGCTCGAAGCGCGGCAGCTACGACGCGGTCGCCCTGGCGACCCGCATCACGCCGCACATCGACACGGTCGAGCTGCACCGCGCCTACTTCGGCGAAGGCGGCCCGAACCCGTGGGGCGGCGTTGAAGCGGTTCTCACCCACACGACCAGCACCGTCCTCGACGTGCCGACCGCTCACGCTCCGACGATGTCGAGCGAAGCGATTCGCACCGAGCGGTGGGGCGTCGTCGACCCCCGCAAGGCGGCCGAGGTGATCAGCAGCACCTACCTGTTCTGCGTCCTGAAGGGCCTCAACCGGGCTCCGCGCGTCATCACCAACGTGACCGGCGCTTACGACCCGTCGACCCTCACGGCCGAAGACGTCTCGGTGCTCGTCATTCCGGACGGCTGCGTTGGTCTGCCGACCCTGGCAGCCATCGAGCAAGGCATCCCCGTCATCGCGGTTCGCAACAACACGAACCTGATGCGGAACGACCTGAGCGAACTACCGTTCCGCGCGGGCCAACTGAAGTACGTCGACAACTACTACGAAGCGGCTGGCATGATGGCCGCCATGCGTACGGGCGTCTCGACGTCGACGCTGCAGCGTCCGATGCAGCCGATGAAGATTGATCGGATCTCGACCGCCGTGAAGGCGACCAAGGTCACCAAGACCGCGGCGAGCACCACGACGACCAATGGCAAGTCGACCCTCAGCGGCCCGAAGGCCAAGTCGAACGGTCATGCCAATGGCCACGTGGTAAACGGCTCGAAGGCCTAG
- a CDS encoding prenyltransferase/squalene oxidase repeat-containing protein, translated as MPLHHIAPLATLLQLPTFWICVWIGLLTATVAIIWLIRTRLRNIKSWQKCAILSLWVHVLLACLTATVQIAVGSAGGGPGYGPPIQVALLPDELEAIATSTDATPTPLEEFELDPDATDVETLKAADDTSEVDEAEKPPAEPFEAPQLLAKAEPAPEPAVEETKAEPEPAAPTLNETDEQVAVETPPPAAEPAGAPADATAKPLASAAESIAPTAAVAAAPAASPVSLPRRKQLPAPYAARFAANRTELVAAGGGNTQTEGAVRAALNWLAAAQSKDGRWDAKRHGAGREYYVLGQDRKGAGAQADTGVTGLALLSFLGAGHTHQEGLYQPHVGSGLEFLRRSQQPDGNLCGDAGLFAQMYCHSMASFAVSEAMAMTDDERLGPLVRGATRYTIAAQHPTDGGWRYRPGDTGDTSQLGWQVMILRSAERCDVPVPPIIWTRVDRFLRQVERGQAGGLAVYRPEEARPTRTMTAEALYCRQLVTGRADGALSPAALREAIGSLSAEPPSTAQVNLYYWYYATLALHRAQHTTPEAGEAWRRWNDALTRTLLATQNKDGSWPETCIWAGYGGRVFTTALGAMCLEVYYRYVPPEESVDASDIAAQPDWQAVPPR; from the coding sequence ATGCCTCTCCACCACATCGCACCGCTCGCCACTCTGCTCCAGCTGCCGACGTTCTGGATCTGTGTTTGGATCGGCTTGCTCACGGCGACCGTCGCGATTATCTGGTTGATCCGCACGCGACTCCGCAACATCAAGTCGTGGCAAAAGTGTGCGATCCTCTCGCTGTGGGTCCACGTACTACTGGCCTGCCTCACGGCGACCGTACAGATCGCGGTCGGCAGTGCAGGCGGCGGTCCAGGTTACGGCCCGCCAATCCAGGTGGCGTTGCTGCCGGATGAGCTCGAAGCAATCGCCACGTCGACCGATGCGACGCCCACGCCGCTCGAGGAATTTGAACTAGATCCCGACGCGACCGACGTTGAGACGCTCAAAGCCGCGGACGATACCTCGGAAGTCGACGAAGCGGAAAAGCCGCCGGCCGAGCCGTTCGAGGCGCCGCAACTGCTCGCCAAGGCGGAACCGGCGCCAGAACCAGCCGTCGAAGAAACGAAGGCCGAGCCTGAACCTGCGGCACCTACGCTCAACGAAACTGACGAACAGGTCGCCGTCGAAACGCCGCCGCCAGCGGCGGAACCTGCCGGCGCGCCGGCCGACGCAACAGCTAAGCCGCTCGCCTCAGCCGCCGAGTCGATCGCGCCGACAGCCGCCGTCGCGGCAGCGCCAGCGGCGAGCCCGGTCAGCCTACCGAGACGTAAACAACTGCCGGCGCCCTATGCGGCGCGCTTCGCCGCGAATCGAACAGAGCTTGTCGCTGCTGGCGGCGGGAACACGCAAACTGAAGGCGCCGTCCGCGCCGCGCTCAACTGGCTTGCCGCCGCCCAATCGAAAGATGGCCGCTGGGACGCCAAACGTCACGGCGCCGGCCGCGAGTACTATGTGCTCGGCCAAGACCGCAAGGGCGCCGGCGCTCAGGCCGACACTGGCGTCACCGGCCTCGCGCTGTTGTCGTTCCTCGGCGCCGGGCACACACATCAGGAAGGGCTCTACCAGCCGCATGTCGGCAGCGGTCTGGAATTCCTCCGCCGCTCGCAGCAGCCCGACGGCAACCTTTGCGGCGACGCTGGCTTGTTCGCGCAAATGTACTGCCACTCGATGGCGTCGTTCGCCGTAAGCGAAGCGATGGCGATGACCGACGACGAACGGCTCGGTCCGCTCGTCCGCGGCGCCACGCGCTACACGATCGCCGCCCAGCATCCGACCGACGGCGGTTGGCGCTATCGCCCCGGCGATACGGGCGACACTAGTCAGCTAGGCTGGCAAGTGATGATCCTCCGCAGCGCCGAACGCTGCGACGTCCCCGTACCGCCAATCATTTGGACCCGCGTCGATCGCTTCCTGCGTCAGGTGGAACGAGGCCAAGCGGGCGGACTCGCCGTCTATCGCCCGGAAGAGGCCCGCCCCACGCGGACGATGACCGCCGAGGCGCTCTACTGCCGCCAACTCGTGACGGGCCGCGCCGACGGAGCCCTCAGCCCCGCGGCGCTGCGTGAAGCAATCGGCTCGCTCTCGGCGGAACCTCCGTCGACCGCGCAAGTAAATCTCTACTACTGGTACTATGCGACGCTCGCGCTCCATCGCGCTCAACACACGACGCCCGAAGCAGGCGAAGCGTGGCGGCGCTGGAACGACGCGCTGACGCGAACGCTGCTCGCCACGCAGAACAAAGACGGCTCGTGGCCTGAAACCTGTATTTGGGCCGGCTACGGCGGCCGCGTCTTCACCACCGCGCTCGGCGCCATGTGCCTCGAGGTCTACTATCGCTACGTTCCGCCGGAGGAGTCGGTTGATGCCTCCGACATCGCGGCTCAACCTGACTGGCAAGCCGTGCCGCCGCGGTGA
- a CDS encoding Sec-independent protein translocase subunit TatA/TatB, with amino-acid sequence MSESSLYLLAAFGVGPMEMAIIAMVMLLLFGTRLPSVMRSLGVGITEFKKGLKGEELPDANASLEDSRRAEERRLN; translated from the coding sequence ATGTCTGAATCTAGTTTGTACTTGTTGGCGGCATTCGGCGTTGGACCGATGGAGATGGCGATCATTGCCATGGTGATGCTGCTGCTGTTCGGCACCCGCCTGCCTTCGGTGATGCGGTCGCTTGGCGTCGGCATTACCGAATTCAAGAAGGGTTTGAAGGGCGAAGAACTGCCCGATGCGAACGCCTCCCTCGAAGACAGCCGCCGCGCTGAAGAGCGCCGCTTGAACTAG